The following are encoded together in the Flavobacterium sp. TR2 genome:
- a CDS encoding glycosyltransferase family 4 protein, which translates to MHICFLTNEYPKEGFPHGGIGSFVKTLALALVKKGFKVSVVGINYTLETETQNIEGVDIYRLKPNKTKGLSWYFNFKAINSKLREIHKESPIQIIESSELGLAFISKIKAVKYIIRLHGGHHFFAESEKRKINKWKGFQEKRSFKKSDGFVAVSHYVKNHTENYLSYHNKPIAYISNPIDTEFFTPIESKQEHESRIVFAGTVCEKKGVRQLIQSFPFVKKEFPNATLEIYGRDWFFPDGSSYIKMLKEKEILHLGKLAEDIHFHGAIPSKEIPEAYSEASVCVFPSHMETQGLVAPEAMAMQKAVIFTKYGPGPEAVEDFVTGLLCDPYSPEDIAQKIVWVLSNKERTKIIGEKAREFVCGKYGLNVIVSQNIDFFESSVNFSN; encoded by the coding sequence ATGCATATCTGTTTCTTAACTAATGAATATCCAAAGGAAGGATTTCCACATGGAGGAATTGGCAGTTTTGTCAAGACTTTGGCTCTGGCATTGGTGAAAAAGGGATTTAAAGTTTCTGTCGTCGGAATTAATTATACATTGGAAACCGAAACTCAAAATATTGAAGGCGTAGATATTTATCGATTAAAGCCAAATAAGACTAAAGGGTTGTCGTGGTATTTCAATTTTAAAGCGATCAATTCCAAACTTCGAGAAATTCATAAAGAGAGTCCCATTCAAATTATTGAATCTTCTGAACTTGGCCTTGCATTTATTTCTAAAATAAAAGCTGTTAAGTATATTATTAGGCTTCACGGCGGGCATCATTTTTTTGCAGAAAGTGAGAAAAGAAAGATCAATAAATGGAAAGGCTTTCAGGAAAAAAGATCATTTAAGAAAAGTGATGGCTTTGTTGCTGTTTCTCATTATGTAAAAAATCATACGGAGAATTATTTAAGTTACCATAATAAACCTATAGCTTACATAAGTAATCCTATTGATACAGAATTTTTTACTCCAATTGAAAGTAAACAAGAACATGAAAGCAGAATCGTTTTTGCTGGTACAGTTTGCGAAAAAAAAGGTGTGCGCCAATTAATTCAATCTTTTCCATTTGTTAAAAAAGAATTTCCAAATGCGACTCTTGAAATTTATGGTAGGGACTGGTTTTTTCCTGATGGGAGTTCTTATATAAAAATGCTTAAAGAAAAAGAAATTCTGCATCTAGGCAAATTAGCAGAAGATATTCATTTTCATGGAGCAATTCCTTCTAAAGAAATACCAGAAGCATATTCTGAAGCTTCAGTATGTGTGTTTCCTTCTCATATGGAAACGCAAGGTCTTGTAGCTCCCGAGGCGATGGCAATGCAAAAAGCCGTAATTTTTACTAAATATGGTCCAGGCCCAGAAGCTGTTGAAGATTTTGTTACGGGACTTTTATGTGATCCATATAGCCCAGAAGATATAGCTCAGAAAATTGTTTGGGTGCTTTCTAATAAAGAAAGAACAAAAATAATAGGAGAAAAAGCACGTGAATTTGTATGCGGGAAATATGGATTGAATGTGATTGTAAGTCAAAATATTGATTTTTTCGAATCCTCGGTAAATTTTTCGAATTAA
- the neuC gene encoding UDP-N-acetylglucosamine 2-epimerase gives MQKRKIAVVITARPSYSRVKTVLSAIQEHPDLELQLIIAASALLDRYGSAVNYIEKDGFVIAAKVFNVLEGENLTAAAKTTGIGILELSTVFDNLKPDIVVTVADRFETMATAIAASYMNIPLAHIQGGEVTGNIDEKVRHAITKLADYHFVASESAKERVIKLGEDNKMVFNTGCPSIDLASEIRNSKKLSFDPYEKYGGVGAKPDLSKGYLVVMQHPVTTEYKDSRKHVEATLEAVYKLDKPTLWFWPNVDAGADGTSTGIRAFREQHHLPNVHFFKNMEGKDFLQLLMHSDCLIGNSSVGIRECAYLGVPVVNIGSRQNRRDRGGNSVDVDYSQEEIEKAIVDSVQKGKIVSSPIYGDGKAGIKIAELLTKVPLQFHKTIMY, from the coding sequence ATGCAAAAAAGAAAAATAGCTGTTGTGATTACGGCACGTCCATCTTATAGTCGCGTAAAAACAGTATTGTCTGCGATTCAAGAACATCCTGATTTGGAGTTGCAATTAATTATTGCAGCATCAGCTTTGTTAGATCGTTATGGTAGCGCAGTAAATTATATCGAAAAAGATGGTTTTGTGATTGCTGCTAAAGTTTTTAATGTGTTGGAAGGAGAAAACCTAACCGCAGCGGCTAAGACTACTGGAATAGGAATTTTGGAGCTATCTACCGTCTTTGATAATCTAAAACCAGATATCGTTGTAACTGTTGCTGATAGATTTGAAACAATGGCAACCGCTATTGCTGCATCGTACATGAATATACCTCTTGCGCATATTCAAGGTGGCGAAGTGACAGGAAATATAGATGAAAAAGTGCGTCATGCCATAACAAAATTAGCGGATTATCATTTTGTTGCTTCAGAAAGTGCTAAGGAAAGGGTTATAAAGCTTGGAGAAGATAATAAAATGGTTTTTAATACAGGATGCCCATCAATTGACTTAGCCTCAGAAATAAGAAATAGCAAAAAACTTTCATTTGATCCTTACGAAAAATACGGTGGCGTAGGAGCAAAACCTGATTTATCTAAAGGCTATTTGGTGGTCATGCAGCATCCTGTAACAACGGAATATAAGGATTCTAGAAAACATGTAGAAGCTACGCTTGAAGCGGTGTACAAATTAGATAAACCTACATTATGGTTTTGGCCAAATGTAGATGCAGGAGCAGATGGAACGTCAACAGGAATTCGTGCTTTTAGAGAACAACATCACTTGCCAAATGTTCATTTTTTTAAGAATATGGAAGGTAAAGATTTTTTGCAGTTGTTAATGCATAGCGATTGCCTGATAGGAAATTCTAGCGTGGGAATACGTGAGTGTGCTTATTTAGGAGTTCCTGTAGTAAATATTGGCTCTCGTCAAAACAGAAGAGATCGAGGAGGAAATAGTGTAGATGTTGATTACTCGCAAGAAGAGATAGAAAAAGCCATTGTAGATTCTGTTCAGAAAGGAAAAATTGTTTCATCTCCGATTTATGGAGATGGAAAAGCAGGCATCAAAATAGCAGAATTATTAACAAAAGTCCCTTTGCAATTTCACAAAACAATAATGTATTAA
- a CDS encoding cytidylyltransferase domain-containing protein: MKVLAVIPARGGSKGVPGKNIKELGGKPLVAHAIECAVQSNCVSKIVLSTDDEKIAAIGKQYDIDVLNRPAHLAEDNSNVVETVEHIIKEYDEDFDLIVLLQPTSPLRTYVDLNNIVNLLIDRTEIDGIISVVPMNDIHPARMYNLMENDELTPLIGIGENVRRQDLKPVFYRNGCFYAVRTKAFVSQKNFMVEKKLAYVMDPDWLVNIDTIRDFKLATLLYEDWKKEIINN; this comes from the coding sequence ATGAAAGTTCTAGCAGTGATTCCAGCCCGAGGAGGTTCGAAAGGAGTACCAGGGAAAAATATTAAAGAATTAGGAGGGAAACCATTAGTTGCGCACGCAATAGAATGTGCTGTTCAGTCTAACTGTGTGTCTAAAATTGTGCTGTCAACTGATGATGAAAAAATTGCTGCTATTGGCAAACAATATGATATTGATGTCCTGAATAGGCCTGCTCATTTAGCTGAAGATAATAGCAATGTTGTAGAAACTGTAGAGCATATAATCAAAGAATATGATGAAGATTTTGATCTTATAGTTTTATTACAGCCAACATCACCATTAAGGACTTATGTTGATTTGAATAATATTGTTAATCTGTTAATTGATAGAACAGAAATTGACGGTATAATTAGTGTAGTGCCAATGAATGATATACATCCGGCAAGAATGTACAATCTGATGGAGAATGATGAATTAACTCCATTAATTGGCATTGGGGAAAATGTGAGAAGACAAGATTTGAAACCTGTATTCTATAGGAATGGGTGTTTTTATGCTGTTAGAACTAAAGCTTTTGTATCACAAAAAAACTTTATGGTTGAAAAAAAATTAGCTTATGTTATGGACCCAGATTGGTTGGTTAATATAGATACAATAAGAGATTTCAAATTAGCAACACTTTTATATGAAGACTGGAAAAAAGAAATTATTAATAACTGA
- a CDS encoding MBOAT family O-acyltransferase, whose product MFFNSIAFAIFLPIVFFLYWFVFNKNKSTQNALLIVASYYFYSCWDWRFLFLLVFSTFLDYYTGIQIEKGKSQKSRNFWFWLSITVNLGFLGVFKYYNFFASSFAELLTSVGFKASPILLNVILPVGISFYTFHGLSYVIDIYFKRIKAEYNFVDYSLFVSYFPLLVAGPIERATHLLPQVKVKREFNFQTAKEGVYQIIWGLVKKVVIADTCAPYANAIFDNYTSMNSFSLMVGAIYFAFQIYGDFSGYSDIALGVSKLFGLDLLRNFNYPYFSRDIAEFWRRWHISLSSWFRDYLYIPLGGSKGGLWMKIRNTFIIFVVSGFWHGANWTYIAWGFINAVYFLPLLLSNSNRNNMDTIQLKFNFDSVKVFASILYTFTLTCIAWVFFRARTISDAVSYLKRIITSKDFSFQYLDNERYSYELVLMIGVFVLIEWNNRSKIEPLSGKKSLLKTALAILAIMAFGTFSDYKEFIYFQF is encoded by the coding sequence ATGTTTTTTAACTCTATAGCTTTTGCTATTTTTCTGCCAATCGTTTTCTTCTTGTATTGGTTTGTTTTTAATAAAAACAAAAGCACGCAAAATGCATTGTTAATTGTTGCGAGCTATTATTTTTACTCTTGCTGGGACTGGAGATTTTTATTCTTACTGGTTTTTTCAACCTTTCTAGATTATTATACTGGAATTCAAATTGAAAAAGGAAAATCTCAGAAAAGTCGAAATTTTTGGTTTTGGCTTAGTATCACGGTGAATTTGGGCTTTTTAGGAGTATTTAAATATTATAATTTCTTCGCTTCTTCTTTTGCAGAATTATTGACTTCAGTTGGATTTAAAGCAAGTCCTATTCTGCTAAATGTTATTCTTCCCGTTGGAATTTCGTTCTATACATTTCATGGACTTTCGTATGTAATTGATATCTATTTTAAAAGAATAAAAGCGGAGTATAATTTTGTTGATTATTCGTTGTTTGTGAGTTATTTTCCACTTCTTGTCGCTGGACCTATAGAAAGAGCAACACATTTATTGCCGCAAGTTAAGGTAAAAAGAGAGTTCAATTTTCAGACAGCTAAAGAAGGTGTTTATCAGATCATCTGGGGGTTAGTTAAGAAAGTGGTTATTGCAGATACTTGTGCACCTTATGCAAATGCCATTTTTGATAATTACACTTCAATGAATTCTTTCTCTCTTATGGTAGGGGCGATTTATTTTGCTTTTCAAATTTATGGAGATTTTTCAGGGTATTCTGATATTGCCTTAGGAGTTTCAAAACTATTTGGTTTAGATCTGTTGCGAAACTTCAATTATCCCTATTTTTCAAGAGATATAGCCGAGTTCTGGCGTCGTTGGCATATTTCACTTTCTTCGTGGTTTCGAGATTATTTGTACATACCGTTGGGAGGAAGCAAAGGCGGGCTTTGGATGAAAATTAGAAACACTTTTATAATTTTTGTAGTTAGTGGTTTTTGGCATGGTGCAAACTGGACCTATATCGCTTGGGGATTTATAAATGCGGTTTATTTTCTACCCTTACTTTTATCAAACAGCAATCGAAACAACATGGATACCATTCAATTAAAATTCAATTTTGATTCTGTAAAGGTATTTGCTAGCATATTATATACGTTCACATTAACTTGTATAGCATGGGTCTTTTTTAGGGCGAGAACGATATCAGATGCAGTTTCATATCTCAAACGCATTATAACAAGTAAAGATTTTAGTTTTCAGTATCTCGATAACGAACGTTATAGTTATGAGCTGGTATTGATGATTGGAGTGTTTGTTTTAATCGAATGGAATAATCGTTCAAAAATAGAACCGCTTTCAGGAAAAAAGAGCCTCTTAAAAACAGCCTTAGCCATTTTAGCTATAATGGCTTTTGGAACTTTCTCAGATTATAAAGAATTTATATACTTTCAGTTTTAA
- a CDS encoding NAD(P)-dependent oxidoreductase, with translation MKTGKKKLLITESDNFSKKALAILNEAFEVRSVKIKDRAELKLEISSVDVIFIRLRFVIDKEILDQASNLKYILTATTGLDHVDVNYFENLGGEVISLKGEIDFLKSIPSTAEHTWALLLALMKKIPSSFEHVKNGGWNRNLFINTNLKEKKIGILGLGRVGVQVADFAKTFGMEIGYFDVKNVESEFLKFTTPKEMFNWADIISIHIPFSLENENFINKELLSFVKKGALLINTSRGGIWDENEIARLIKLGAIGGVASDVLQDELKEEKVILNPLVDLAKQNFNVIITPHIAGATKESMEMTEEFIVKKLLLKGDIFSDL, from the coding sequence ATGAAGACTGGAAAAAAGAAATTATTAATAACTGAATCTGATAACTTTAGTAAAAAAGCATTAGCAATTTTAAACGAGGCCTTTGAAGTAAGGTCTGTAAAAATAAAAGATCGAGCAGAATTGAAACTTGAGATTTCTAGTGTTGATGTTATTTTTATAAGGTTAAGATTTGTAATTGATAAAGAAATTTTAGATCAAGCAAGTAACTTAAAATATATATTAACTGCAACAACAGGACTTGATCATGTAGATGTCAATTATTTTGAAAATTTGGGAGGTGAAGTAATTTCACTAAAAGGTGAAATAGATTTCCTAAAAAGTATACCATCGACAGCAGAACATACATGGGCATTACTACTTGCGTTAATGAAAAAAATTCCAAGTTCCTTTGAACATGTGAAAAATGGAGGATGGAATAGAAATTTGTTTATTAATACGAATCTAAAAGAGAAAAAAATAGGCATTTTGGGCCTAGGGAGAGTTGGCGTACAAGTTGCTGATTTTGCGAAAACTTTTGGAATGGAGATTGGCTATTTTGATGTTAAAAATGTAGAGAGTGAATTTTTGAAATTTACTACACCTAAAGAGATGTTTAATTGGGCTGATATTATTTCGATACACATTCCATTTTCTTTAGAAAATGAAAATTTTATTAATAAAGAACTATTGTCTTTTGTAAAAAAAGGAGCATTATTAATCAATACATCTAGAGGAGGCATTTGGGATGAAAACGAAATAGCGAGATTAATTAAACTTGGTGCTATTGGTGGTGTTGCATCAGATGTTTTGCAAGATGAATTAAAAGAAGAAAAAGTAATATTGAATCCCTTGGTTGATTTAGCTAAACAAAATTTTAATGTTATTATTACGCCGCACATAGCGGGAGCAACTAAGGAGTCTATGGAAATGACAGAAGAGTTTATAGTAAAAAAGCTCCTTTTAAAAGGGGATATTTTTTCTGATTTATAG
- a CDS encoding glycosyltransferase: MKLLVISGAPFIFKGKKSFAYSPYVKELIVWEKYVEDILFCCPVWKNENGLLIEEIPFHFRKHYKLIDFNLNSFPNIIKSFFLVFCNILIIIKAVYDADHIHLRCPGNMGLLGCIVQIFFPSKKKTAKYAGNWDPRSKQPLTYRMQKWILNNTFLTRNMQVLVYGEWENQSKNIKSFFTATYSESEKEVVAKDNISKEKTFVFVGALASGKNPMYAIKLVEQLVKNNNMDLLHIFGEGRERVNLENYIKENQLEKFVFLHGNQNKETLKQFYKKSHFVILPSKSEGWPKAIAEGMFWGCVPLATNVSCVPFMINYGERGLLLDMNVKRDVAQIQEILSDQNRFEEMSKLASEWSRNYTTDIFEKEIKNLLVK, from the coding sequence ATGAAACTATTAGTTATTTCTGGGGCTCCGTTTATATTTAAGGGTAAAAAAAGTTTCGCTTACAGTCCTTATGTAAAAGAATTAATCGTATGGGAAAAATACGTTGAAGATATTTTGTTTTGTTGCCCAGTTTGGAAAAATGAAAATGGACTTTTAATAGAAGAAATTCCTTTTCATTTTCGAAAGCATTATAAATTGATTGATTTTAATTTAAATAGTTTTCCGAATATTATTAAAAGTTTTTTTTTAGTTTTTTGTAATATCTTAATTATTATTAAAGCTGTATATGATGCGGACCATATTCATTTAAGATGCCCTGGAAATATGGGATTATTAGGTTGCATTGTTCAAATATTTTTTCCCTCGAAAAAAAAGACAGCCAAGTATGCTGGAAATTGGGATCCAAGAAGCAAACAGCCTTTGACATACAGAATGCAAAAATGGATTTTAAATAATACATTTTTAACTAGAAATATGCAGGTTTTAGTTTATGGAGAATGGGAAAATCAGTCCAAAAATATTAAGTCCTTTTTTACCGCTACTTATTCTGAATCTGAAAAAGAGGTTGTAGCGAAAGATAATATAAGTAAAGAGAAAACTTTTGTTTTTGTGGGAGCTTTGGCTTCTGGCAAAAATCCAATGTATGCCATAAAACTAGTTGAACAGTTAGTCAAAAACAATAATATGGACTTGCTTCATATTTTTGGAGAAGGGAGAGAACGAGTGAATTTAGAAAACTATATAAAAGAGAACCAGCTCGAAAAGTTCGTTTTTTTGCATGGAAATCAAAACAAAGAAACACTTAAGCAATTTTATAAAAAAAGTCATTTTGTTATATTGCCATCGAAAAGTGAAGGCTGGCCAAAAGCTATTGCTGAGGGAATGTTTTGGGGATGTGTTCCACTGGCGACAAATGTTTCTTGTGTCCCTTTTATGATTAATTATGGGGAAAGAGGACTTTTATTAGATATGAATGTGAAAAGAGATGTAGCTCAAATACAGGAGATTCTATCAGATCAAAATAGGTTTGAAGAAATGAGCAAATTAGCATCGGAGTGGTCTCGTAATTATACTACAGATATATTCGAAAAAGAAATAAAAAATTTGCTAGTAAAATGA
- a CDS encoding N-acetylneuraminate synthase family protein, with product MNPSIKTENNKVKSNLQPFIIAEIGQAHEGSLGILHSYIDALAQTGIDAVKFQMHIAEAESSEHEPFRVKFSLEDQSRFDYWKRMGFSLEQWRGIKKHCDEVGLKFICSPFSNLAVDWLEELGVEQYKIGSGEVNNFLILEKIAHTRKPLILSSGMSSFGELDKTVEFLKERNVEFSILQCTTSYPTKPEQYGLNVIEELKKRYNVPIGFSDHSAKIETCIAATSLGASILEFHVVFDRAIFGPDSKSSLTISETKELVSAVRNIASAISNPIDKNDNQNFSSLKQIFEKSLAVNKDLPKNHILTFGDLESKKPKGFGIDALRFQDVIGKTLNKDLKQWDFLNEKDLF from the coding sequence ATGAATCCATCCATAAAAACAGAAAACAATAAGGTGAAATCAAATTTGCAACCATTTATTATTGCCGAAATAGGTCAGGCGCATGAAGGTAGCCTTGGAATTCTACATTCATATATAGATGCTTTGGCTCAAACAGGTATTGATGCTGTGAAATTTCAGATGCATATTGCTGAAGCTGAAAGTAGTGAGCATGAACCTTTTCGGGTAAAATTTTCATTGGAGGATCAATCAAGATTCGATTATTGGAAACGAATGGGGTTTTCCTTAGAACAATGGAGAGGCATAAAAAAACATTGTGATGAGGTAGGTTTAAAATTTATTTGTTCTCCTTTTAGTAATTTGGCAGTTGATTGGTTAGAAGAACTTGGAGTTGAACAATACAAAATAGGTTCTGGAGAGGTTAATAATTTTCTGATTTTAGAAAAAATTGCGCATACAAGAAAACCTCTAATTTTATCATCAGGAATGAGTTCATTTGGGGAACTAGACAAAACTGTTGAATTTTTAAAAGAAAGAAATGTGGAGTTTTCCATTCTCCAATGTACTACTTCATATCCAACCAAACCTGAACAATACGGATTAAACGTAATTGAAGAATTGAAAAAACGCTATAATGTGCCCATTGGTTTTTCTGATCATTCAGCAAAAATAGAAACATGTATAGCTGCGACTTCTTTAGGAGCAAGTATTTTGGAATTTCATGTCGTTTTTGATAGGGCAATTTTTGGACCAGATTCAAAATCTTCATTAACTATTTCCGAAACAAAAGAATTAGTGTCGGCAGTAAGAAATATTGCGAGCGCAATTTCTAATCCTATTGATAAAAACGATAATCAAAATTTTTCTTCGTTAAAACAAATTTTTGAGAAATCATTGGCTGTAAATAAAGATCTGCCTAAAAATCATATTTTGACTTTTGGTGATTTGGAGTCCAAAAAACCAAAAGGTTTTGGAATAGATGCTTTGCGATTTCAAGATGTAATTGGAAAAACCTTAAATAAAGATTTAAAGCAGTGGGATTTCTTAAATGAAAAGGATCTTTTTTGA
- a CDS encoding serine O-acetyltransferase, which yields MNVLQLIKSDYRRYKNYGGNFFGIVFFTQGFWAVFQYRIAHYIFSKIKWQPFRFLFTFIGLVTQKTIEIITGISIPASAKIGHSFYIGHFGGIIINAKAVIGNNCNISQGVTIGVSGREGKRGVPIIGNEVYIGANAVISGNIIIGNQVAIGACSLVISSVGENSVVLGVPAVVMSKNGSKGYI from the coding sequence ATGAATGTATTGCAACTCATAAAATCTGATTACAGAAGGTATAAAAATTACGGAGGGAATTTTTTTGGAATTGTATTTTTTACACAAGGTTTTTGGGCTGTTTTTCAATATAGAATTGCTCATTATATTTTTTCGAAAATAAAATGGCAACCATTTAGATTTTTATTCACTTTTATAGGGCTGGTAACTCAAAAAACTATTGAAATTATAACAGGAATATCTATTCCTGCTTCTGCAAAAATTGGACATTCTTTTTATATTGGACATTTTGGTGGAATCATTATTAATGCTAAAGCAGTAATTGGGAATAATTGTAATATTTCACAGGGTGTTACAATAGGGGTTTCTGGACGAGAGGGGAAAAGAGGAGTGCCTATAATTGGTAATGAAGTTTATATTGGCGCAAATGCAGTTATCTCTGGAAATATTATCATAGGAAATCAGGTTGCAATAGGGGCCTGTTCACTTGTAATTAGTTCGGTAGGAGAAAATTCAGTGGTGTTGGGTGTTCCAGCTGTAGTTATGTCAAAAAATGGTTCTAAAGGTTATATTTAA
- a CDS encoding CatB-related O-acetyltransferase, with translation MINTIRKMFWRLLGINYYFYLKGRHHVYLKDAKWADIGSKTYDNGAFVWKWFNGSSLSIGKYCSIANDVNFVCDSGYHTESEITSFPLFHEVLEKDDNVIINKTSYVTGEITQQLKPSKSGIIVGNDVWIGMNVTILPGVKIGNGVTILAGAVVSEDIPDYAIVGGVPAKVIQFKHDKDKIEALNRISWWDWSEEEIKLNVNDFYLTVDIFIKKHS, from the coding sequence ATGATTAATACTATAAGAAAAATGTTTTGGCGCCTCTTAGGAATCAACTATTATTTTTATTTAAAAGGAAGACATCATGTCTATTTAAAAGATGCGAAGTGGGCCGACATCGGAAGTAAGACTTATGATAATGGTGCTTTTGTTTGGAAATGGTTTAATGGTTCTTCATTGTCTATAGGCAAATATTGTTCTATTGCAAATGATGTGAATTTTGTATGTGATTCGGGTTACCATACAGAAAGTGAAATTACATCTTTCCCTTTGTTTCATGAAGTTTTAGAAAAAGATGATAATGTAATAATCAATAAGACGTCATACGTCACAGGAGAAATAACACAACAACTAAAGCCCTCAAAAAGCGGTATCATTGTGGGTAATGATGTCTGGATTGGAATGAATGTAACCATTTTGCCTGGAGTAAAAATTGGCAATGGGGTTACAATTCTGGCAGGAGCCGTTGTTTCTGAAGATATTCCAGATTATGCTATTGTTGGCGGTGTACCGGCAAAAGTAATTCAGTTTAAACACGATAAGGATAAAATTGAAGCTCTAAATAGAATTTCTTGGTGGGACTGGTCTGAAGAAGAAATTAAATTGAATGTGAATGATTTTTATTTGACAGTGGATATTTTTATTAAAAAACATTCATAA
- a CDS encoding CDP-glycerol glycerophosphotransferase family protein encodes MKKDKVLLLFPDGVGVRNYLYSNVFKDFQGDLVLFHNFDSETIKAIEENTPINEDIIIPNYKESVKEKFLRELICLSRLYYNESKVNNSTLLANWKWEQKSFSKNIFYKLIQIIAPYCKSYSSILKLEKKYQQAIRKNKFYKEVKDILEEAKPSVVFCSHQRALKAATIFSAAADLNIPTTTVIYSWDNLPKARLALRADNYLVWSDYMKNELNLYYPEIKPKQIHVTGTPQFDFYGDSDNIIDKEVFYEKYNLDPNKKIICFSGDDTKTSPDDPKYLKDIAEEISKANLQHEYQILLRRCPVDFSERFDSVVRQYKDLIKQAPPLWYFSKSKEWNSVYPTLEDVKLLVSTAFYCDIVVNVGSTMAFDFGMFDKPCVFINYDQEEKTVDDWSVKTIYNYQHFRSIPNADAVIWLNGKQEIVDKIIFRKGWESLASLKKWSEILIGKNYNKASINISNKLETFCKK; translated from the coding sequence ATGAAAAAAGACAAGGTTTTATTATTGTTTCCAGATGGTGTTGGAGTAAGGAATTATCTTTATTCCAATGTATTTAAAGATTTTCAAGGAGATTTAGTTCTCTTCCATAATTTCGATTCAGAAACTATAAAAGCAATTGAAGAAAATACTCCGATAAATGAAGATATTATAATCCCAAATTATAAGGAGTCTGTCAAAGAAAAGTTTCTTCGCGAATTGATATGTCTTTCAAGATTATATTACAATGAATCAAAGGTTAATAATTCAACATTGCTAGCAAACTGGAAGTGGGAACAAAAATCATTTTCGAAAAATATTTTTTACAAATTAATTCAGATTATAGCTCCATATTGTAAAAGTTACTCTAGTATTTTAAAGCTTGAAAAAAAATATCAGCAAGCTATCCGCAAAAATAAGTTTTATAAAGAGGTTAAAGATATTTTAGAAGAAGCCAAACCTTCGGTTGTTTTTTGTTCTCATCAAAGAGCATTAAAGGCAGCCACAATTTTTAGCGCTGCAGCAGATTTGAATATTCCCACAACCACCGTTATATATTCTTGGGATAATTTACCAAAGGCACGTTTGGCATTACGAGCTGATAATTATTTGGTTTGGTCAGATTATATGAAAAACGAACTGAATCTGTATTATCCAGAAATAAAACCAAAGCAGATTCATGTTACAGGAACTCCTCAATTTGATTTTTATGGCGATTCAGACAATATAATTGATAAAGAAGTTTTTTATGAAAAGTATAATCTAGATCCTAATAAAAAAATTATTTGTTTTTCGGGCGATGACACAAAAACATCTCCAGATGATCCAAAATATTTAAAAGATATAGCAGAAGAAATTTCGAAGGCAAATTTGCAGCATGAATATCAGATTTTATTGAGACGATGCCCAGTTGATTTTTCAGAAAGATTTGATAGTGTTGTACGTCAGTATAAAGATTTAATTAAACAAGCACCACCTTTATGGTATTTCAGTAAATCTAAAGAATGGAATTCTGTTTATCCAACTCTAGAAGATGTCAAGTTATTAGTAAGTACAGCATTTTATTGTGATATTGTTGTAAATGTTGGTTCTACAATGGCTTTTGATTTTGGGATGTTCGATAAGCCTTGTGTTTTTATTAATTATGATCAGGAAGAAAAAACAGTTGATGATTGGTCCGTAAAAACAATTTACAATTATCAACATTTCCGAAGCATTCCAAATGCTGATGCAGTTATTTGGTTGAATGGAAAACAGGAAATCGTTGATAAAATTATTTTTAGAAAAGGATGGGAATCACTTGCATCTCTGAAAAAATGGTCCGAAATTTTAATTGGAAAAAATTATAACAAGGCATCGATTAATATTTCTAATAAGCTAGAGACATTTTGTAAAAAATAA